Part of the Chanos chanos chromosome 5, fChaCha1.1, whole genome shotgun sequence genome, CTTTAATTCAGAATGAATCAAAATTAATTTAGGGATATAAGAGTTTAAGTTTTTAGGTTAAAGTTCAAGGTTTAAGTTTGTTTCAAACCTGCCAAAGTTGACCAAAACTTTCCAACGCCTCCTGTTACGCAGCACTTGTGAGGCAGAGTTCCCAGATCAGATTTGGTTGTTCGTaaccaagctttttttttgggacatGTCCAGTCCCTCAGAGCAAATCAAACCAACAAATTAAATGAACTGTTGGAGGCAATTTCACAGGTATTTAAAAGGACCTGCTCCTTTTCCCTAAAAATGTTCCCCATGAAACTatcattcttttctttaaagGTTACCCACAGATTTACGCTCAAATTCcatttcagtttaaattctATATGAGTGTAGAAAAATTATCAGGgcaatgaaatgtaaaacataaaatggATTTGGTTAGTTTCCTGTAACAAGGGATTGGCAGAGGAAAATTATGACCCTGAGTCTTTCTTTTGACGTCGTGCAGCTATGATCCTTTGGGTAACATTCAGTGCATCAGTTGCTTGGGCTACCACATGTGGTTCAACGCCAGACAAACTCCAAACTTTTCCAGTCACTGGACTCATGATGACTTGGTTGGGAATGGAGGCATATAAAATGCTGTTTTCAATCTGATATATCCCACTGGAGAGGGATCCTCCAATGGTGGGCTCTCCAATCACTGTTGCCCTTTTCAGATCTTTCATCGTTCGAGTGAACACCTCAGCAGCCGATCCTGTCATGTGGCTGGTGAGAATGTATAAGTCCTTCCGAGAGTCATACCTTTGCCCCAAAATGTGGGAAAGAGTCTTTACCTCTGTCTTAGTAGAGGTGGAGTGATCAAAAACTGTATACAGGTGCCTTAAGGGTTCAGCATCAAAGAAATATGTGCACAAAAGTGGGATTGCTGTAGAATAGCCACCTGTGTTAAATCTCATGTCAATGACTAGCACATCACTGTTCAATAGCTTGTTCCAAACAAGTTTGATGAACTGTTGGCTGATTGCTTGCATAACTTCGATATCTGGCATCATATTGAGCCTCAAGTAGCCAACATTCCCAGGAAGGACATCCGTTTTGAAGACAGCATCAATGATGTGACTCACCTCATCAGGAGAGGGGATTTTTGGTATTTCATTCAATGATTCTGGTTCAGTTTCACAATAGAAAACATGCAGTCTGTGGTCATTTGATGTCTCTTGGAGATCGACAGTCAGCTGAGAAGCCAAAGACTCATAGTCAACCACAGAGCGATATAAACCATCTGTCCATTTCAAGTACAAGACTTGACTGATCTTTGCAGCAATCTCTGGAATGGCATAGTGCTTTTCTAGGAGCTCCCCGACTATCTGCACTAGGTGTTGAATATTCTTGTGGAACTCTATAATTTCGTGAGCCTGCTCAATGGAATCCTCAGCCAGCACAATTGCATCTGGAACAACTCCGCCACCTAGCCAGCACTCGCCATTGTTATCAATGAAATTTATGACAGGGACAGTGATCACAATATCTGTATCCTCTACATGAAAAGATCTAGAATGCAAGAGAGTTCCAGATGTTATCTCTCCAATAACTGTGCCACGATGCAGAGACTGTATTAGATAGGCAAATTCctctccagcagcagcagtgtcATAGCTTGtcaacacatacactccacGTCTTGATCCATAGGATGGACCTTGTATGCTAGAtagtgtgtgtaactctgtggtGGTGTTCTGGATGCTGTTATAGATGGTAAATAGATGAATACTCAGTGACGTGTCATAGAGATAAGAGAGCAGAACAGGTAAAGCATCTGAGGATCCGCCAGTGTTATAACGTAGGTCAATGACCAAGTTCTCTGTATCTTTGATTGGCTCCCAGACTTTTCTGGTGATATGGCTTTCAAGTCTGAGCAGAACCGAGGCTTCTGGGAACTTGTCAAAGCGGAGATAGCCAGTGTTACCAGTTAGTAAATGCACTTTGAATACTTTATCCACAGGGTATGGTTGTTCATCAGATGTCAAATGTGGCTCAGGACCATCTCTGATAATAACTGGTGGCTGTTTTGTTGCTGTAATGATCAGTCTAGGATCTTCTGATATAGACTGCAGTTCATAATTTAGTTTGGCTGCTAAGTCCTCTTCAGATATAACTGTAAAAAAGTCTGTTGTGACGAGATGTTTCAGCAAAATTGGGACTTTTTCTCTGAATGAGTAAAATCGTTTAATGATGTCAGAGATGCTTTTGACTGCTTTTGGAATGGTTCTCCTGACTGCTAGGAGGGTCTTTGCCTTGAGAACTGCTTCTTTTGGGTTTACAGACACAGATGGCAACACCCCACTCACTTCCCAGCTTTGGCCAGTGACAGGGTTAACAGATTTAGCAACCGGGACTGTGATATAAAAATCAGAATCTCCAATCTTTAGCTTCTCCACTTTCACTGAGCCTCCTGCTGACCTTTCTCCCACAATGATAGCTCTGTTCATGTGTTTCAAAATATATGCAACAGCCTCTGCAGCCCCCATTGTGCGCTTGCTGGTTAAAATGATCAAGTCTTTCCTTTTTCCATACCTATCACCAAGGAGAGTTGGCATAGTCCATAGCTCCTTTGTTGTATTTGTGGGTCGGTCATAGATCATATCAATAAGGAGAGGTGGATGAGGttcagaaaaatatgaaattatgtaagGAACACCTGACAGCTCCCCAGCTGTACTGAAACGCAAGTCAAAAATCATTGAGGAGGTATGAACAACCTTGTTCCAGATATTGTCATGGAGGAGACGTCCCAGTTTTGCAGCAGTCTCTTTTCCGATAATACGATCAATCCTCAAATAACCAATGTTGTTGTCCATCACCTCCAGTTTAACAGAGTTCCTAATTAACCGAATAAGCTGGTCTGTGGGAAGAGATGAAAGCGCAGGTTGCGTGATGGGAACATAATTGGGCTCGTATGACACCGTCAGTCTGGGGTCATTGAGTGCACCCTGTACTCCAGCAGTCAGGACAGCAGCCAGTGTCTTCCGATCAGATATGTGTAGGATTTCTCCGCTGCTTATCGCTTGTTGGATTGCCTCCTGCATACCAATCAGATTCTCCGGGAAACAATAGTTGTTACGCAGAATATTTGCCATGTTCAACACCAGTGCTGATTGAAATGAAGCATTGAGAACCAGAACATGACAGAGGATAACCACCACAGCAGTAGAAGTCCGATACCCTGCCATCttgtagagtgtgtttgctttAAGTTGTTTTAGTCCGAGTTTTTATCCATTCATTCAGAGAAGCAGATGAGACTCTTTGCATGACCAGGTTTTGGACAACAACAGCCTGATAAGAGGCTTTTGCTCCAAATAGACCTTTAATCGTATTATCTTTGGTGCATCAGCCTAACATTAACGGGCaaaaattatttgaaatgttccactggatatttacagtattttgtTCGAATACTTCACACTGAGGCATAAGTATTCTCTAAAATTAATTAATGCAACAGAATGCATTTTCACTAATTTGAGTATTTAAGCTGAGTTAACCTGAGAAAACCAACGTCTTATGAATGATAGTAAGCTGATATCAGACCCACCTGGTATACACAAGGCAACTGTAACAAGGAAATATGTACAAtataatttaaagaaaaagatctttgacagaaatttttcatttttattttacatggcGGAACAAAAAGATTTATCTGTTTGATTCATGTGTACAGAAACTATTTAATTCAATATAAATCTTCAATTTTTGTAAAGGTATTGCAGTGGGACTGAGAGAAAGTGAGGTCAGGTTTAAGAAGGTCATGTCTGGGTCAGGTGCTTGGAGGTATGATTGCAAAGTTAATATGCACGTGGCCTATCCTAGGACAGCATGTAAAGTACAGATTTGTTAAAAATCACTAGAATATTTCAGACTTaaagaatttcattttcagagggTGGTATATTTAATAAgtccagtttttctttcttaatggGTCAGTAGATTTGAATTCATGTTCAgtggattacatttttttaaaaagtggctGGCGAATTCCTTTTCCTCACTCCTATTTAAATATCTTCCCCAACCAGACACTTAGGATTGTGAGGAATGGTGAGAACTGGGCCGTTTGCACAGGGTAAAATGACATAACTTCACCCTTGCAACACTAATTGGTACGATATAATGTTAATCTTGCTTTATCTTTTAATACCTTGTATCTTATGCAATCCTGTCTGCTGATTCCTCTGAGCCAATCGGAATGGAGAATTTCATTTTAAGACCGGAAGAGGGTTGTCCAGTACTTCCAGCCAGAAATGTTTGGCACCTTGGACAGTGAGGATAACCAGGCAGAGGAACCAAATGAGACAATTGTGACATAATCTTTCAGAGCTAATATCTGAGCCCAGGTCCTCCTTTTTATTCAGGAGAAGTATTTATAGGTCACGTCTATATTTGCtttcaaaacaaattacatAAGTCTGTTAAAACTTCTTGCTTTGCTTTTGAAAAACCACCTTATATCGTCAAACAAACTGCTCCAaacacaaatggaaaatgaacaAGTTTTAATTAAACTTAATACAGACAATAATCTTGTTAAAAACATTTCAGGGTAGGAATACAATACAGTGAGCAACTCGACAAACAAATTACTGATACCAAATAAATTGTTATGACTTATGATTTATAGATAGATTATTAAATATAGTGTACATGTTTTCTATTGCAGATATAAAAGGGATAACGCACATTTTATTTGCTCGTTTGTTTATTGCAGTATCTGTGTGAGTAAAAGAAATACAGAGGGTTAGGAATGTGGAGTGGTGTCATTCATTGCCATCAAGTGTGTatgactgatatttttttttttgaaagtctgactttttctttttcttttttttttcttttgaaaatgtttttaaaatatgaactTCATATCACTGTCCTTTGATTGAAAGTTTCAGAAATTCAACATGATCATAAATATATtcaaagcacagaaacacaacacagaaaatctATGCCATTCCTCTCATTTTCACTACGTCTACCCCTCTGGTTGAAACACTCTGTTCCACCAGCAGAGAGCACTCCACTGTTTGCCATTAAAACTGCTGATGTTCCTCAGTATTGATCTATCTTAACACTATTTCACTTCAGACATATTCTTCTATGAGCTTATTTGTGACATATGTGTAATAATGTGCTGGAAAAGCTTTGATGAATACTATGTCAAGGATTAATGGTTTTCACCATTATTATATcattatataatattatttaaaaatattttgtggttaaataatataataactgtAGACATTCGGCATGTAATTACTGCTGATAAAATCAGTAATTTCACTAATCAACGACCCTACAGTAAGGCATATGCTGAGCAGTTGGTATGGCACTATGGTATGCACATTATTCAAACTAATGTAATTTATATTACAACATAATTGAAAAAAAGCCACcccaaattaaattaaacactgTATGTACAAAAGCAAATGTAAAAAGAGGAGAACtttgcacaaacacagaaacagcacagaTATGCACAGAGACATGGCTAAAACTGCAAAGCAATAtttggagatttaaaaaaaaattgtatatatatacatgtatgtgcaAGTACCTCATAGTGTGTTATAACTAATCAAGCATGACATGAAGgaaataatgaataatgttttGAATATGCAATATATAATGCAAATGatatttggagatttttttaGTATTTGGAGATTTTCAAAAATTATTTACGTGCAATTAATTAATGGCATGTTATAAGtaatcaaacatttaaaagcagtttgttattttctccaacataaaatgtaacatgtaaTGGATAATGTTTTGAATATACATTATGTAATGCAAGCAATGCTGGTGCCTATGaattacatgttacatttttaattacactctCAAAACTGCAGCAACCATAAAATTAGTTATGGAATCACAGATTTGATGAAGTAATGTTTATATCCTGTCAAACCTGTTATATCTGACATTACATCTTGTTTCTGTTCAAAAATGGTGACATTAGCAATTATAAATTTCTCAAACAGTTCCATACGTTTGATAAAGCCTAGAATCTAAAACATCAAATGACCATCCAAGTTTACACAGATGTTTTGGATTTCTTCTTCATATTGAAAAATACATCTCAACATAGTTACAATTTGGCGTTTTTCAACTTCCAagctatgttaaaaaaaaagcaaatggatATATGGCTGTAACAGTTTCAACATCAAATATTTATGCGTTGATTACCCAGATCATAGAGCCACTAGGGGGCAACAACACTGTGAGTGCACCGAACATATTACTTATTAaattaagaaacaaaaagaatgaacaaaCATACTCTACAGAAATATATACAACATCTCACTACCTACATCCACACTCAGCCACTTTCATCTCCTCATAGAGGTGTCGTACTGTGATGACACCATTCTCTTGGTACATCACTGTTATCGGGTCCAGTTTCGTGGGGACGCAGCATGCCATGTTAGCCTTTTTTGGGTTGCTTAGGTTAACTAAAGCTTGGATGATGGCATGTTTGGATGGGCTTACTTCATCTGTCAGAGGGAAGTAGCACACCCCCTTGCACTCATAGGCATCATACTCTGGTGGAGCCACAATCCACTTGTCCCAACCAATATCTTTGAAGTTGACTCTCAGAGAGGTTCTTCGGCAATAGTTCTTCCGCGCATGCCTTTTCTTCCGTGGGTGGTTGATAGGATCCTGGTTGCTATCATCCTCTTTGAGATCTGGCCCCAACAAGGCCCCTCGTTCCTCAGGGGCCCTCGTTCCTTGTTCCTGAAGTaccatctctctcatctcctttttcagctctctctttctactttCCAAATCATCAGAGAATACAATCAGAACAGCTGAGGTGTTATCTTGCAAGCTAAGGCTCACATCACAACCACCACTTTTTAAAAAGCCACAGTCTGGCTGTTCTATCTCCACCTCCAGCTCTCCTCCACTGCGCCCTGAATGAAACCAGCCCTGGATGGCAGCAGTCACATCAAAAGCCAACCATGAAGATTTGGTCTCAGTCAGCTCTTTTCCATCCAGCAGGTGCAAAGTGGGTTGGTTCAGTTTGTACTCCACATCATAAATATTAATCAAGGCTATAACTTCATCACAGGTTATAATATCTGAATCCCATGTGGTGAATAACCTTAATTGCATCATAGTGACCTCTTCATGTTGGGGGACAGAAATGTTGAAAagaagtctgtgttttgtcttgttgcCATTTCTTTCAGAATGAGTTACATCtaatgaggatgaggaagatgaaaaaAGTCTCAGTAACAGAGTAttccatttcaaaaaaaaaaaaaaacccctgtaaATGTTGTAACCTGTATTGAATATAACTGTATTGACAGTATTCTTATAGTAATAATGTCTGAGATAAATAATTCACAGTAAACAAAGTCAGAACTGATAGTTCAATAGTTAAGATAAAAATAATAGATTTTAGATAACAGATTTGCTATTTTAACACAGTGACACTTTTCAGGGATTTTCACTATAGCAGTGAGTACCTTGCTTTGGTCTACAATTCAGTGCACAGCAGCTTTGCCTGGGTGCTCACCTTGTATTATGAAGCTGCGAATGACATCAGAGCGAGGGATAGAAGACTTGTCAGAGGCATACTTGTTGTATAGTTCAACCATAAATTGAGGAGGATTGATTTTGCTGTGCTCCTGGGGTACACCTGATAAATTCAGATTCCTCAGAAATTCCTTTTTCATGGTTCCTAGAAAGCTCTCCAAACTAAAATTCAGTTCTTCTTCCtgttcatcatcttcttcttcttcttctccttcttcaagGTCATGCTCCACCATCCGCAAGAACTCAGTGTATTCCCATTGAGTTACATCACTTAATGGTTTGCCGGTACAAGATCCAACTGACACTGCCAAACTGAGGCAGAACTGGAGGACCAAATATCTTGAGCTCTGCATTTTCAGACTCTTCAGACTCCTGGTTATATACTTGTTCTATGCTTTCTTCTGACTTTCATTTGAACAAGAATCATTGAAATTGGGATTCCCAACACCAAAGCCCTTAGTCCTGGGTTCACTCCCATGCTCTACAGTAAACAGCACACACTCTTGACAACCAAAATAGTAGCACAGCAAGTCTTATCTGAACCATTGATGTCATGTTTAAGGTTTTGTTAACATTAGGGGGCTTGCAGTTAATGAAGGTTCTATAAACATTTGACAGACTTTGTGGCCTAATGAGTACAATTCTGGTAATGggacagacacagtctcaaaaTCATTTCCTAATTTTGTATCAAAATTAAACAATGCGGTGTCAAAACTACTCTTGACAAAAATATGAAGTATTGGATGCTGGCAGGGAGAAGGACATCTATAAATTTGATTTTGTAAGATGCCCTGAAAGTGTATTTTTACCACTAACAAAATCAGCTGAAGTGAGGAGATTAAAAAGTGATCATAGCCATAAGTACTGCTCAGTTAAAACTTTTACAAGTCATAGATCCATTCTTTGTGCTTTGATGGATTTCATCGTTGGGGGTAGATGTTTGTGGACTTGAGGACATTGGCCTATGCTCTGTTACTTTATGTGGTTACTCTCTAAAACAACTCATTAGATTTTGGACTGTCAGAGCAGCCTCATAGCCCCAAAAAGGATATTTGAATTAGGAGTATGTATCCCAGAAATCCTAAGAACTCTGAATATGCGACAGACAGTTCACATACAAAACATGGTCAAAACATGGTCtgaaacattacaaacaaaaataaaagtaaacaacaaaaataaagcaaaaacatagACAACTTAGAAATGAACAGCTTGCTACCAAAATGACTTATGAAAAGCCTTGTTAATTGTGATGGAATAATAAAGGTGAAAATCACAGCACTTCATGCCAGACCTGGACAAATGTTAGCATAGTTGATGCcatgaaatacaaaatgttttgtgaacatttttaaatgtaaagatGAAACTTAAACAATGGAGAAATGTAAACTTACATTTGAATTGTTatcaagaaaaacatttgaacaAAGATTAAAAGGCATAATATGGCCTGGTCTTCAACAATGACTGGATATACATTGAACTGGTCACCACAGTGTAGCACTTTTTATGGATTATGGTCTTTGGGTTAGTCTGAAATATTAGTAGTTAATTTCTAATCATGTGACACCAAAGCACTACATTTAATGatctatttaattttttttgtgctggGGGCTCCTCTCAGCTTGCACAATGATAAACTAGCATTCAGCTGACAATTTGGcatgacagcagagagaggcatGTGGTTGGCAAGCTGGCCAGGCTGATTCAAGTGGCACCGCAGGTCTGGGATGCAGTCAGTGGCGAAGTGGAGGTGGTCCAGTGGCG contains:
- the irbpl gene encoding retinol-binding protein 3, with the translated sequence MAGYRTSTAVVVILCHVLVLNASFQSALVLNMANILRNNYCFPENLIGMQEAIQQAISSGEILHISDRKTLAAVLTAGVQGALNDPRLTVSYEPNYVPITQPALSSLPTDQLIRLIRNSVKLEVMDNNIGYLRIDRIIGKETAAKLGRLLHDNIWNKVVHTSSMIFDLRFSTAGELSGVPYIISYFSEPHPPLLIDMIYDRPTNTTKELWTMPTLLGDRYGKRKDLIILTSKRTMGAAEAVAYILKHMNRAIIVGERSAGGSVKVEKLKIGDSDFYITVPVAKSVNPVTGQSWEVSGVLPSVSVNPKEAVLKAKTLLAVRRTIPKAVKSISDIIKRFYSFREKVPILLKHLVTTDFFTVISEEDLAAKLNYELQSISEDPRLIITATKQPPVIIRDGPEPHLTSDEQPYPVDKVFKVHLLTGNTGYLRFDKFPEASVLLRLESHITRKVWEPIKDTENLVIDLRYNTGGSSDALPVLLSYLYDTSLSIHLFTIYNSIQNTTTELHTLSSIQGPSYGSRRGVYVLTSYDTAAAGEEFAYLIQSLHRGTVIGEITSGTLLHSRSFHVEDTDIVITVPVINFIDNNGECWLGGGVVPDAIVLAEDSIEQAHEIIEFHKNIQHLVQIVGELLEKHYAIPEIAAKISQVLYLKWTDGLYRSVVDYESLASQLTVDLQETSNDHRLHVFYCETEPESLNEIPKIPSPDEVSHIIDAVFKTDVLPGNVGYLRLNMMPDIEVMQAISQQFIKLVWNKLLNSDVLVIDMRFNTGGYSTAIPLLCTYFFDAEPLRHLYTVFDHSTSTKTEVKTLSHILGQRYDSRKDLYILTSHMTGSAAEVFTRTMKDLKRATVIGEPTIGGSLSSGIYQIENSILYASIPNQVIMSPVTGKVWSLSGVEPHVVAQATDALNVTQRIIAARRQKKDSGS
- the gdf2 gene encoding growth/differentiation factor 2, whose product is MQSSRYLVLQFCLSLAVSVGSCTGKPLSDVTQWEYTEFLRMVEHDLEEGEEEEEDDEQEEELNFSLESFLGTMKKEFLRNLNLSGVPQEHSKINPPQFMVELYNKYASDKSSIPRSDVIRSFIIQDVTHSERNGNKTKHRLLFNISVPQHEEVTMMQLRLFTTWDSDIITCDEVIALINIYDVEYKLNQPTLHLLDGKELTETKSSWLAFDVTAAIQGWFHSGRSGGELEVEIEQPDCGFLKSGGCDVSLSLQDNTSAVLIVFSDDLESRKRELKKEMREMVLQEQGTRAPEERGALLGPDLKEDDSNQDPINHPRKKRHARKNYCRRTSLRVNFKDIGWDKWIVAPPEYDAYECKGVCYFPLTDEVSPSKHAIIQALVNLSNPKKANMACCVPTKLDPITVMYQENGVITVRHLYEEMKVAECGCR